A stretch of the Sphingobacterium thalpophilum genome encodes the following:
- a CDS encoding DUF4134 family protein — protein MRPIRFVAVFLTVIFFALYGAAQPGLAEFREVRKEVNTWYYNFSDLAFVIGAVCGLLGGLRVYSNWQSGKHHIDAQVMGWFFSCLFLSLVGAALKALFGVN, from the coding sequence ATGCGACCAATCCGCTTTGTGGCAGTATTCCTTACTGTCATTTTTTTTGCCCTGTACGGGGCCGCCCAGCCCGGCCTTGCCGAATTTAGGGAAGTGCGCAAGGAAGTCAATACGTGGTACTACAACTTCTCTGACCTTGCCTTTGTCATCGGTGCCGTGTGCGGACTGCTCGGCGGACTTAGGGTGTACAGCAACTGGCAGTCCGGCAAGCACCACATCGATGCACAGGTCATGGGATGGTTCTTTTCCTGCCTTTTCCTATCGCTTGTCGGTGCCGCACTAAAGGCCCTTTTCGGGGTAAACTAA
- a CDS encoding TraG family conjugative transposon ATPase, translating into MRTERKTAFEMPYVGIDHYQGMSILYGDRGDFSVVMRLTNPVLQYGADPEAYTAFQQVLLNVIKILGEGHIIQKHDVFIKRKYQPKPATEFLEQKYQEHFKGREYTEIRTYLTVTRLVKKGAFYTYDKKVLATFGQNMAKVSDLLSGAALNPAYLTEAEINRFVNRVLAVEFEQPHITLDNLRCADRELRIGDRAVRCISMVNTDSVDLPEKVGTFTAKNETNGMRDFPVDNLFFLHHVPGYRTIIYNQLLEIPSQQITLGKLEVKRKRHSSVPDPANLMCVEDIDRLLVDVARDNQLLVNAHYSMIVCADTDKIDKTANFIEAALFQQGIIPSRNAYNQLELFRCALPGVGVELKKYDWFLTTADAALCFFFKERLPTDEPSEFLLRFTDRQGVPVALDPSDLVMRTGRIKNRNRFVLGASGTGKSYCINNIVQQYLQYNMDVVIVDVGHSYSGLCSTYGGKYITYSEQKPITMNPFAISEEEYNIEKKDFLITLICLLWKGSEGTVTTVERDVISNVISAYYAHHFDKAIEERVDRLDFNSFYEFAVRKIPDIRNEESIAFDVEEFRFVLKKFYRGGEYEAILNEDADQSLFNERFIVYEIDNIQNNKTLLPIVTLIIMDLFVQKMRHRKNRRKTLILEEAWRAISSPMMANFLLYLNKTVRKFWGEIIEVTQEINDIIGNPIIKDSIINNSDTIILLQQNEADFRKVAELLSINEAEQKKIFTINRLDNKEGRARFNEFYIRRGNVGEVYGVEVSIYHHLAFTTEKPEKSAVEIYAKHHGSYPKALTAFVSDMEKSGLLLGDFVQRVNENNAPVETQREYFKPDFT; encoded by the coding sequence ATGAGAACAGAAAGAAAGACAGCCTTTGAAATGCCCTACGTGGGTATTGACCATTATCAGGGCATGTCCATACTGTACGGCGACCGTGGCGATTTTTCAGTCGTGATGCGACTGACCAATCCCGTCTTACAGTATGGCGCCGATCCCGAAGCCTATACCGCTTTCCAACAGGTATTGCTTAACGTCATCAAGATACTTGGCGAGGGGCATATCATCCAAAAGCACGACGTATTCATCAAACGGAAATACCAGCCCAAACCTGCAACCGAGTTCTTGGAACAGAAATACCAAGAACACTTCAAGGGTCGGGAATATACCGAGATCAGAACCTACCTGACCGTTACCCGTCTGGTCAAAAAAGGGGCATTCTACACCTATGACAAAAAAGTGCTGGCCACTTTCGGGCAGAACATGGCCAAAGTATCTGACCTGCTTTCCGGCGCCGCACTTAACCCCGCATACCTCACCGAAGCGGAAATAAACCGTTTTGTAAACAGGGTGCTCGCCGTGGAGTTTGAGCAGCCGCACATCACGTTGGACAATCTCCGTTGTGCAGACCGTGAGTTACGGATCGGTGACCGGGCCGTCCGCTGTATCAGCATGGTCAACACCGATTCGGTTGACCTGCCCGAAAAGGTCGGAACCTTTACGGCCAAAAATGAAACGAACGGTATGCGTGATTTTCCGGTGGACAACCTGTTTTTCCTGCACCATGTTCCCGGTTATCGTACCATTATCTATAACCAATTATTGGAGATACCCAGCCAACAGATCACGCTCGGAAAACTTGAAGTAAAACGCAAAAGGCATTCGAGCGTACCCGATCCGGCCAACCTCATGTGCGTGGAGGACATCGACCGTTTACTGGTGGACGTGGCACGCGACAACCAGCTATTGGTAAATGCCCACTATTCCATGATCGTATGTGCCGATACGGACAAGATCGACAAAACTGCCAATTTTATCGAAGCCGCCCTGTTCCAACAGGGGATTATCCCATCACGCAATGCCTACAACCAATTGGAACTGTTCCGCTGTGCCTTGCCGGGCGTTGGCGTGGAACTGAAAAAGTACGATTGGTTCCTGACGACCGCCGATGCCGCCCTCTGTTTCTTTTTCAAGGAACGGCTACCGACCGACGAACCCTCGGAGTTTCTGCTAAGGTTTACCGACCGTCAAGGGGTGCCCGTGGCACTCGACCCATCGGATTTGGTTATGAGGACAGGCCGTATAAAAAATCGCAATCGCTTCGTGTTAGGAGCATCGGGTACGGGTAAGAGTTATTGTATAAATAATATCGTCCAACAGTACCTGCAATACAACATGGACGTGGTGATCGTGGACGTGGGGCATTCCTATTCCGGTCTTTGCAGCACCTATGGGGGCAAGTACATCACCTATTCGGAGCAAAAGCCCATCACGATGAACCCCTTTGCGATCAGCGAGGAAGAATACAACATCGAGAAAAAGGATTTTTTGATAACGTTGATCTGTCTGCTCTGGAAAGGTTCGGAGGGTACGGTGACCACTGTCGAGCGAGACGTAATTTCCAATGTCATTTCAGCCTATTACGCCCATCATTTCGATAAGGCCATCGAAGAACGGGTAGACAGGTTGGACTTCAATTCCTTTTATGAATTTGCCGTTCGGAAAATCCCCGATATAAGGAATGAAGAAAGCATCGCTTTTGACGTGGAAGAATTTCGGTTTGTATTAAAGAAGTTTTACAGAGGTGGTGAATACGAAGCGATTCTGAACGAGGATGCCGACCAATCGCTGTTCAACGAACGGTTCATAGTTTATGAAATTGACAACATACAAAATAATAAGACGCTCCTTCCAATCGTAACGCTGATAATAATGGATCTGTTCGTGCAAAAGATGCGCCACCGGAAGAACCGCCGGAAAACACTGATCTTGGAGGAAGCATGGCGGGCCATTTCCTCGCCAATGATGGCGAATTTCCTTTTATACCTAAACAAGACCGTACGGAAGTTCTGGGGGGAAATCATCGAGGTGACACAGGAAATCAATGACATTATCGGCAACCCCATTATCAAGGACAGCATCATAAACAATTCGGACACCATTATCCTACTGCAACAGAACGAGGCCGATTTTAGAAAGGTCGCCGAATTGCTCTCCATCAATGAGGCCGAACAGAAAAAGATTTTCACGATCAACCGACTTGATAACAAAGAGGGGCGCGCCCGTTTCAACGAGTTTTATATCCGTCGGGGAAATGTCGGGGAAGTGTACGGCGTGGAGGTCAGCATTTACCACCATTTGGCGTTCACCACCGAAAAACCCGAAAAAAGCGCCGTGGAGATTTACGCCAAACATCATGGCAGCTACCCAAAAGCCCTAACGGCGTTCGTGTCCGACATGGAAAAGAGCGGTCTTTTATTGGGCGATTTTGTGCAAAGGGTAAACGAGAACAACGCACCCGTTGAAACACAAAGAGAATATTTTAAACCTGATTTTACATGA
- the traK gene encoding conjugative transposon protein TraK has translation MIIKNIEAKIRLATFIAGASLIVALLMVVAVSFFAYKQVGNARKSVYILDANNVPMSASQTDVEVNRPVEYRTHINLFHSLFFTLAPDEKFIEYQMKKAMYLIDESGALQYNNLREKGFFNSVLSSSSVLTIQTDSIHVDPVKKYFKFYGKQTIDRRSSTVIRSLVTEGYLRDLEMRTENNGHGVLITRWKTLENKDISYVQKNNF, from the coding sequence ATGATAATAAAAAATATCGAAGCCAAGATCAGGCTTGCCACCTTTATTGCAGGGGCAAGCCTGATCGTCGCCCTGCTCATGGTGGTGGCGGTATCTTTTTTTGCCTACAAACAGGTCGGCAATGCACGGAAATCCGTGTATATACTTGATGCCAACAATGTACCCATGTCCGCAAGCCAGACCGACGTAGAGGTAAACAGGCCCGTCGAATACCGGACTCATATCAACCTTTTTCATTCGCTGTTCTTTACGCTCGCACCAGACGAGAAGTTTATCGAATACCAGATGAAAAAAGCCATGTACCTAATCGATGAATCCGGTGCATTGCAGTACAACAACCTGCGGGAAAAGGGATTTTTCAATTCCGTGCTATCGTCCAGCTCCGTGCTCACCATCCAGACGGATTCCATCCATGTCGATCCGGTAAAGAAATACTTTAAGTTTTATGGCAAACAGACCATAGATCGACGCAGCTCTACCGTAATACGCTCGCTGGTCACCGAGGGTTATTTACGGGACCTTGAAATGCGCACGGAGAACAATGGCCACGGCGTACTGATAACCCGATGGAAAACACTCGAAAACAAAGACATCAGCTATGTTCAAAAAAATAACTTCTAA
- a CDS encoding ParA family protein, whose translation MLILIGNQKGGAGKSTLTLLLANYLTQQQERRVTILDMDYQQSLSAKAEKAKILENEPLYEIVPADLGHFPAMQRKLRKSRNEIVLIDLPGKMDDDGLIPIFAAADAVICPFAFDEFSVDSTLLFAMVIGRINKRAPLIFVPNRIKNTVKYETRTEVENVLRGFGTVAPGLPDRIDFQRVNTFQTPIILYPVILPLLDLIYEQYIAKEEPL comes from the coding sequence ATGCTCATATTAATAGGAAACCAAAAGGGCGGAGCAGGGAAAAGCACGCTCACCCTGCTGCTCGCCAACTACCTGACCCAGCAACAGGAACGACGGGTTACGATACTTGACATGGATTACCAGCAATCACTTTCCGCCAAAGCCGAGAAAGCAAAAATCTTGGAAAATGAACCGCTGTACGAGATCGTACCCGCAGACCTTGGCCATTTTCCGGCAATGCAACGGAAGTTGAGGAAGTCACGGAACGAAATCGTACTGATAGACCTGCCGGGCAAGATGGACGACGATGGGTTGATCCCCATATTTGCCGCCGCCGATGCGGTGATCTGTCCGTTTGCCTTTGACGAATTTTCGGTGGATTCCACATTGCTGTTTGCAATGGTCATCGGCAGGATCAACAAGCGGGCGCCCCTGATTTTCGTGCCGAACCGTATCAAGAACACCGTCAAGTACGAAACACGGACGGAAGTCGAAAATGTCCTGCGTGGTTTCGGTACGGTCGCACCCGGTCTGCCAGACCGAATAGACTTCCAGCGGGTAAATACATTCCAGACACCGATCATCCTATATCCCGTTATCCTGCCGCTCTTAGACCTGATCTATGAACAGTACATTGCTAAGGAGGAACCATTATGA
- a CDS encoding toprim domain-containing protein encodes MSKYVNVDDLREIPISDFLARLGHHPVRKTGKELFYHSMLRETKQDTPSLTVWDEGGKWIDRGGPNSTGIQGGSIVQLGLAYWPQLSFVEVLNKIKDTCDMQVSMIPAYKPVKSPNEQEQKGYTFELVRTQPIGRNFVLTKYLEERGILDVAHGHLHEIYYRNRLDNENKNIFYAIGWKNDQDNWEFTNAKGFKSSIGKKGISVIPGNPDHAVLFEGYMDYLSWLKVNRPDPTPTAIVLNSIVQLKNAIERVKSISIVDVYFDNDDPGRNCTQRLIEAVPQAKDRSGVYGAYKDYNDMLRAALNGQELQHQRAGPKR; translated from the coding sequence ATGTCAAAATATGTAAATGTGGACGACCTGCGGGAAATCCCAATTTCGGATTTCCTCGCCCGGCTCGGCCACCATCCAGTGCGGAAAACGGGCAAGGAACTATTTTACCACAGTATGCTAAGGGAAACCAAGCAAGATACACCATCCCTTACGGTATGGGATGAGGGTGGAAAATGGATTGACCGAGGTGGCCCGAACTCAACGGGCATACAGGGCGGTAGTATCGTCCAGCTCGGCCTTGCCTATTGGCCCCAGCTCTCCTTTGTCGAGGTACTGAACAAGATAAAGGACACCTGCGATATGCAGGTATCCATGATACCAGCTTATAAACCCGTCAAGTCCCCTAATGAACAAGAGCAGAAAGGATACACCTTTGAACTCGTGCGAACACAGCCAATCGGCAGAAACTTTGTCCTGACCAAATACCTCGAAGAACGTGGGATATTGGACGTTGCACATGGACACCTGCACGAAATCTATTACAGAAACCGTCTTGACAACGAAAATAAAAATATCTTCTATGCCATTGGCTGGAAGAACGATCAGGACAATTGGGAATTTACCAATGCCAAAGGTTTCAAGAGCAGTATCGGCAAGAAAGGTATATCCGTGATCCCCGGCAATCCAGACCATGCCGTTCTCTTTGAGGGATATATGGACTACCTAAGTTGGCTCAAAGTAAACCGCCCAGATCCTACGCCTACCGCCATTGTCCTAAATTCCATTGTCCAATTGAAGAATGCCATCGAACGTGTCAAGAGCATATCCATCGTGGACGTGTATTTCGACAATGACGATCCCGGCCGCAACTGTACCCAAAGACTGATCGAAGCCGTACCACAGGCCAAAGACCGTTCCGGTGTTTATGGGGCATACAAAGATTACAACGATATGCTAAGGGCTGCCCTAAATGGGCAGGAATTACAGCACCAACGGGCGGGCCCCAAGCGTTGA
- a CDS encoding relaxase/mobilization nuclease domain-containing protein, whose amino-acid sequence MIVKILDPSTTFKGVRYNTNKVDKDKGELMKTANFGALQALQNLRPEDYVNYLEAQSAASKRTKYPQLHAVISCKGRSHSKQQLTAIAEQWLKGMGYGQQPYLLVFHKDTANNHIHIVSTRVDRDGKKINDSFEKIRAYEVLNRIVGVDEKQEIDKNIEKALSYGFSTRAQFMMILEAQGYSLKLSDGIYQISRYGKRQGAVPSEQVDAKIGAFSKDIDRLAQLRAVFAKYRGQYDPAVVHLTAPLPGNRSSSPSGYTSAMAQMLSDKFGVQIIFHGKDGKPPYGYTVIDHSKKMVYKGKDLMPLAEFIAPSKDSTEISAKAETKADRAEQNEKEQKTPSEETATYTDHVQGASEQWMPNIQIDIADDIDDEAIHGRNRRRKRKARTNTR is encoded by the coding sequence ATGATCGTCAAGATACTTGACCCGTCAACCACGTTCAAAGGGGTGCGTTACAATACGAACAAAGTAGACAAGGACAAAGGCGAACTGATGAAAACAGCAAATTTCGGTGCCTTGCAGGCCCTGCAAAATCTCCGCCCGGAAGATTACGTCAATTATCTGGAAGCCCAATCCGCAGCCAGTAAACGGACGAAATACCCGCAGCTCCACGCCGTGATTTCCTGTAAAGGGCGGTCCCATAGCAAGCAACAACTTACAGCTATCGCCGAACAATGGCTGAAAGGAATGGGCTACGGCCAGCAACCTTACCTCTTGGTATTCCATAAGGATACGGCGAACAACCATATCCATATCGTTTCCACACGGGTAGACCGGGACGGCAAGAAAATAAACGACAGCTTCGAGAAAATCCGTGCCTACGAGGTATTGAACCGTATCGTCGGCGTGGACGAAAAACAGGAGATCGACAAGAACATCGAAAAAGCATTGAGCTATGGTTTCTCCACACGGGCGCAATTCATGATGATACTTGAAGCGCAAGGGTATTCCCTTAAACTTTCCGACGGGATATACCAGATCAGCCGTTACGGCAAAAGACAAGGCGCGGTCCCTTCGGAACAGGTGGACGCCAAAATCGGCGCATTCAGTAAAGACATTGATCGGTTGGCACAGCTCCGAGCAGTCTTTGCCAAGTACCGTGGCCAGTACGATCCGGCGGTCGTCCATCTTACGGCCCCGCTTCCCGGTAATAGATCGTCCTCACCATCGGGCTACACGTCTGCAATGGCGCAGATGCTATCCGACAAATTCGGGGTACAGATCATATTCCACGGTAAGGACGGAAAACCGCCATACGGTTATACCGTCATCGACCATTCGAAAAAAATGGTCTATAAGGGCAAAGACCTCATGCCGTTGGCAGAATTTATCGCACCGTCGAAAGACAGTACCGAAATATCGGCCAAAGCAGAAACTAAAGCGGACAGAGCGGAACAAAACGAAAAGGAACAGAAAACGCCGTCCGAAGAAACCGCTACCTATACCGATCATGTACAGGGAGCATCGGAACAATGGATGCCAAATATCCAGATCGACATTGCCGACGACATCGACGACGAGGCGATCCACGGCCGTAACCGGAGGCGTAAGCGCAAGGCACGGACGAATACCCGTTGA
- a CDS encoding plasmid transfer protein: MDFMNMTGLMPRFLLQGNPVNVPDSFKDTFNFLQGNGVYEEGVMHFLKGMKNTIWTHFDTFITDAQALAAIFMLIFFAIKSYEMMAGDKKMEIMPLLRPFGLVMVIIWWGTFTRVLAYPTDIVAAKTESLFDSGQIEVNNLRLQRAKLMVDVADQLTTIQAETEIAEKEADTWYGQAWDAVTSTVKEGFASVWNPIVELKNRMQVGLQLLATYTLETLAVWVLRICVYIIFIIQIIYSTILIILGPFSVAVSILPAFRDSFGTWIARFIAVNLYSGIAYLVMHVASLFQQYAMEAEITRYQQLLESTGDTLEKMGWFAGNGILSFGIVIVTFLIGGLTMLTVPSISTWIVSTSGITSAASTMGRGASNMGRAARKIIAKF, from the coding sequence ATGGACTTTATGAACATGACGGGGCTAATGCCCCGTTTTTTATTGCAGGGAAATCCTGTAAATGTGCCCGATTCCTTTAAAGACACGTTCAATTTTTTACAGGGGAACGGTGTTTATGAGGAGGGTGTTATGCACTTTCTCAAAGGCATGAAAAACACGATATGGACGCACTTCGATACGTTCATAACCGATGCACAGGCCCTCGCCGCCATTTTCATGCTTATATTCTTTGCCATCAAATCATACGAAATGATGGCGGGCGACAAAAAAATGGAGATTATGCCTTTGTTACGCCCGTTCGGGCTGGTCATGGTCATTATCTGGTGGGGTACGTTTACCCGCGTATTGGCATACCCCACCGACATTGTGGCCGCCAAAACGGAAAGCCTGTTTGACAGCGGACAGATCGAGGTGAACAACCTACGCCTGCAACGTGCAAAACTCATGGTGGACGTTGCCGACCAACTGACCACCATACAGGCCGAAACAGAGATCGCCGAAAAAGAAGCGGATACGTGGTACGGTCAGGCATGGGATGCGGTTACCTCAACGGTAAAGGAGGGATTTGCTTCGGTATGGAACCCAATCGTTGAACTTAAAAACCGCATGCAAGTGGGGTTACAGCTACTGGCGACCTATACCTTAGAAACGTTGGCCGTTTGGGTATTGCGTATCTGCGTTTATATCATATTCATTATCCAGATCATCTATTCGACCATCCTTATCATATTAGGCCCGTTTAGTGTTGCCGTAAGTATCCTGCCTGCATTTAGGGATTCCTTTGGTACGTGGATCGCCCGGTTTATCGCCGTTAACCTGTATTCGGGCATTGCGTATCTGGTCATGCACGTAGCCAGCCTGTTCCAACAGTATGCAATGGAAGCCGAAATTACCCGCTATCAGCAGCTCCTTGAAAGTACGGGCGACACATTGGAGAAGATGGGCTGGTTTGCGGGAAACGGAATTTTGAGTTTCGGTATCGTCATCGTAACGTTCCTGATCGGAGGACTGACCATGCTCACCGTACCGAGCATCAGCACATGGATCGTATCGACATCCGGCATTACTTCGGCCGCAAGCACAATGGGACGCGGAGCATCCAATATGGGACGTGCCGCAAGAAAGATCATCGCCAAGTTTTAA
- a CDS encoding TlpA family protein disulfide reductase, whose product MLFSVGVSRSQSRTEFGAVNKQNITPLNIGDPLPHGLWDLPLQVVNHPKGKKSITLSEYKGKLIILDFWSTWCVPCIRNFPKLHDLQNEFGDRIKVLAVTTEDTEKITKFFTTGIGKEHTYVHSVIDDKVLTTYFPHISVPHIVWISPDGILQNTTLADEVNKVNVQTMLNDKKTNMVVKVDIDRNRPLFLSEYFGDDLQLNSYSIFSKGYYPGLPSGNNFKTTEDGKVYGRQMTNTSIIDIYRAILNELFRKNGEHFNSKRMIVEIKEPALLNAIEEKGGEHEKSNLYNYELIVPKEKADSLYYYMLADLNRYSEYMVTIEKRMEDYLVLVRTSANDKIMSKGGKSKIKYSSTNYISINRPISHMLNILNADTIIKLPIIDETGYTKKIDIEISGITDLQALRKELNRYDLDLKPTKRYLNMVILKDK is encoded by the coding sequence GTGTTGTTTAGTGTCGGGGTATCCCGATCGCAGTCCCGAACCGAGTTCGGGGCTGTTAACAAACAAAACATTACACCTCTTAATATAGGTGATCCGCTCCCACATGGATTGTGGGATTTACCATTACAGGTAGTCAACCACCCAAAGGGCAAAAAGAGCATAACCCTAAGCGAGTATAAAGGCAAATTAATCATTTTGGATTTTTGGAGTACGTGGTGCGTGCCTTGCATCCGAAATTTTCCTAAGCTGCATGATTTACAAAATGAATTTGGCGACAGGATCAAGGTCTTGGCTGTAACAACTGAGGATACAGAGAAAATAACCAAGTTCTTTACAACAGGGATTGGGAAAGAACATACCTATGTTCATTCTGTAATAGATGACAAAGTGCTTACGACTTACTTCCCACATATAAGTGTTCCACATATTGTTTGGATTTCGCCCGATGGCATTTTACAGAATACGACATTGGCGGATGAAGTCAATAAAGTCAATGTGCAAACAATGTTAAACGATAAAAAAACTAACATGGTCGTAAAGGTGGACATTGATCGCAATAGACCTTTATTTCTTTCGGAATACTTTGGTGACGACTTACAATTAAATAGCTATTCCATTTTTTCAAAAGGGTATTATCCGGGGCTGCCGTCTGGTAATAATTTTAAGACAACCGAGGATGGTAAAGTGTATGGCAGGCAGATGACGAATACTTCTATAATTGATATATATAGGGCTATACTCAATGAATTGTTTCGCAAGAATGGAGAACACTTCAATTCAAAACGTATGATTGTAGAGATTAAAGAACCTGCCTTACTGAATGCGATAGAAGAAAAGGGCGGTGAACATGAAAAGTCTAATCTATACAACTATGAACTGATTGTACCCAAAGAAAAAGCAGACAGCCTTTATTATTATATGTTGGCAGACCTAAATAGGTATTCAGAATACATGGTTACTATCGAAAAACGTATGGAAGATTACCTTGTATTGGTAAGAACCTCTGCCAACGACAAAATAATGAGCAAAGGCGGAAAGTCGAAAATCAAATATTCGTCAACGAATTACATATCAATTAATCGTCCAATAAGCCACATGCTAAATATCCTCAATGCAGATACCATCATTAAACTGCCTATAATTGATGAAACAGGCTATACCAAAAAGATAGACATTGAAATTTCGGGAATTACCGATTTGCAGGCCTTAAGAAAAGAGTTAAACAGGTATGATCTCGATCTTAAACCTACGAAACGATACCTAAATATGGTCATTTTGAAAGACAAGTAG
- a CDS encoding DNA cytosine methyltransferase gives MGWQNVFSCEKDPFCRTVLKHYWPNTTHYEDIYDFRAAHYRGHIDIISGGFPCQPFSQAGRRKGAKDNRYLFPETIRIIKEARPEWIVLENVTGLFTILQPDSLSEMEIKAVELFCQDSEQPATSTIIRLQQRVIGNIISEIGSAGYVLPTLEDGTPIVLCIPAAAVGAPHQRDRVWFVAHANGHRDKQYKNNDGTGTGQKKAKGQEERAGQRRSGFPDGFFALPRPDLPLDTDRGNSREDAQRNTEAFAKSAADSGADRWHDIPLWTGWPSESPFCVRDDGLSEKLDGITFPAWRAESIKAYGNAIVPQVALEIFRAIQSVTLNHQAP, from the coding sequence ATGGGTTGGCAAAACGTTTTCTCATGCGAGAAAGACCCATTCTGCCGAACAGTTCTCAAACATTATTGGCCTAATACAACACACTATGAAGACATCTACGATTTTCGGGCAGCTCACTATCGAGGACATATCGACATCATCAGCGGAGGTTTTCCGTGCCAACCGTTCAGTCAGGCCGGACGGAGAAAGGGGGCGAAAGATAACCGTTACCTCTTCCCGGAGACTATCCGAATTATTAAGGAAGCACGGCCGGAGTGGATCGTTCTTGAAAACGTTACTGGACTGTTCACCATTCTCCAGCCCGATAGTCTTTCTGAAATGGAGATCAAAGCGGTTGAGCTTTTTTGTCAGGACAGTGAGCAACCTGCAACAAGTACCATTATCCGACTCCAACAACGGGTTATCGGAAACATCATTTCAGAAATCGGGTCAGCAGGATACGTACTTCCGACACTTGAAGACGGCACACCAATCGTTTTGTGTATTCCGGCTGCTGCCGTTGGCGCTCCACACCAACGGGATCGGGTTTGGTTTGTTGCCCACGCCAACGGCCACCGAGATAAGCAATATAAAAACAACGATGGAACAGGCACAGGACAGAAGAAGGCTAAAGGACAGGAAGAACGAGCGGGGCAACGGCGGTCAGGTTTCCCTGACGGATTTTTTGCATTACCACGCCCTGATCTCCCTTTGGACACCGACCGAGGAAATAGCCGAGAGGATGCCCAACGAAATACAGAAGCGTTTGCTAAAAGTGCTGCCGACAGCGGAGCAGATCGATGGCACGACATTCCCTTATGGACGGGATGGCCAAGTGAATCCCCGTTTTGTGTCCGAGATGATGGGCTTTCCGAGAAACTGGACGGAATTACCTTTCCTGCATGGCGAGCAGAAAGCATAAAAGCCTACGGCAATGCTATCGTTCCGCAGGTCGCCCTTGAAATCTTTAGGGCAATACAATCTGTCACCCTGAACCACCAAGCACCATGA
- a CDS encoding DUF4134 domain-containing protein, whose protein sequence is MTVNTKKLFAMAALCLSAAQSTFAQGGTVGIDAATSSLTSYVDPISTLILAIGAVVGLIGGIRVYIKWNSGDQDINKELMSWGGSCLFLVLVSVVIKAFFGV, encoded by the coding sequence ATGACAGTAAACACTAAAAAACTGTTTGCAATGGCCGCGCTTTGCCTTTCGGCGGCCCAATCAACATTCGCACAAGGTGGGACAGTTGGTATCGATGCCGCCACATCATCATTGACCAGCTACGTAGACCCCATTTCGACGCTCATTCTGGCCATCGGCGCGGTCGTCGGGCTCATTGGGGGAATACGGGTGTACATCAAGTGGAACAGCGGAGATCAGGACATCAATAAAGAGTTGATGTCGTGGGGAGGTTCCTGCCTGTTCTTGGTACTCGTGTCGGTGGTCATCAAAGCGTTTTTCGGCGTATGA